Proteins co-encoded in one Christiangramia fulva genomic window:
- a CDS encoding DUF3472 domain-containing protein, translated as MACKPDTIYDSGDRSKSPEISLSVRIPAGGNSWVVNDLERNQFLITNSGIHNWTNTKDVIRIYFYSEVATKVRMGLNIKVPSGTSVIRLGLDGSMNDYEFNNESYRDMYVDEFYLDKPGYHYFEFQGVSKTGTYIADINEVLLGGSISDEDIHFVAKEENFYFGRRGPSVHLTYEQPEGKDVIFFYNELTVPEGKDKIGSYFMANGFAEGYFGMQVNSSQERRILFSVWSPYQTDDPDNVPDDARVQLLSKGENVITGRFGNEGSGGQSYLVYGWKPNLTYQFLLKGTPNNDNSTTYSAYFKNIQEEDWKFIAAFRRPQINSYLTRLHSFLENFNPDTGNLTREVLLGNQWIFDTNGNWTELSKAKFTTDDTGRSNIRLDFKGGVEGKRFFLKNTGFFTGYTEIEKDFSRGLNNKNPGIDLSKFEN; from the coding sequence ATTGCATGTAAGCCCGACACCATATATGACAGTGGGGATCGGTCTAAATCGCCGGAGATAAGCTTATCTGTTAGAATTCCTGCAGGAGGAAATAGCTGGGTAGTTAATGATTTGGAAAGAAATCAATTCTTAATAACAAATTCAGGTATCCATAATTGGACGAATACGAAGGATGTTATTAGGATCTATTTTTATTCGGAAGTGGCAACCAAAGTTCGGATGGGATTAAATATTAAAGTCCCATCTGGTACTTCGGTTATTCGATTAGGGCTTGATGGATCCATGAACGATTATGAGTTTAATAATGAAAGTTATAGGGATATGTATGTTGATGAATTTTACCTGGACAAGCCTGGCTATCACTATTTTGAATTCCAGGGAGTAAGTAAAACAGGTACTTATATCGCTGATATTAATGAAGTCTTATTAGGTGGTAGTATTTCTGATGAAGATATTCATTTTGTGGCTAAAGAAGAGAATTTTTATTTCGGTAGAAGAGGTCCTTCCGTTCATCTTACCTATGAGCAACCTGAGGGTAAAGATGTGATATTCTTTTATAACGAATTGACAGTACCGGAAGGAAAAGATAAGATAGGTTCTTATTTTATGGCCAATGGTTTTGCAGAGGGGTATTTTGGAATGCAGGTTAATAGTTCACAAGAACGTCGAATTCTTTTTTCAGTCTGGAGTCCCTACCAGACGGATGACCCAGATAACGTTCCCGACGATGCACGCGTTCAGCTTTTATCCAAAGGCGAAAATGTAATTACAGGGAGGTTTGGTAATGAAGGCTCCGGTGGGCAGAGTTATTTGGTGTATGGATGGAAACCTAATTTGACCTACCAGTTTTTATTAAAGGGAACACCCAATAATGATAATTCGACAACATACTCTGCATATTTTAAAAATATACAGGAAGAAGACTGGAAGTTTATCGCTGCCTTTAGAAGACCTCAAATAAATAGTTATTTAACCAGGCTTCATTCATTTCTTGAAAACTTTAATCCTGATACAGGTAATTTAACAAGAGAGGTTTTACTTGGTAATCAGTGGATATTTGATACAAATGGCAATTGGACAGAACTGAGCAAAGCCAAATTTACCACCGATGATACGGGAAGAAGCAACATTCGGTTGGACTTCAAAGGAGGAGTTGAAGGGAAAAGATTTTTTTTAAAAAATACCGGTTTTTTTACTGGTTATACAGAAATAGAGAAAGATTTTTCGCGTGGCTTAAATAATAAAAATCCAGGAATCGATCTTTCTAAATTTGAAAATTAG
- a CDS encoding RagB/SusD family nutrient uptake outer membrane protein has protein sequence MKKIIYLFILAICLISCEIDRYPYDSIPSDQIFEGEGTLEAATLGNYALLKGDANGGGFAPQLHRLSEYPGDNVSLSGTTTDPLFYTYNYNNLVTSGRVNDFWVSGYRAIVGTNKIIELTSEGQSEELDQLIGENYYLRALTFFQLANVFGRPYVQGTENLAVPLKLTSDVNDLPDRNTVGEVYDQVISDLKKAEELMNIDKSNSFATKEAAQALLSRVYLYMEENELAIEYADKVITSGRFSLLPTDQLAQYFTLNPDGNPETIFAFKFLEESDYNHGWYTVGSLYANIQGAGWGEMYASSTYLDLLRENPGDKRMGFIDPQYLTDEEGDRIPAVYWVNEENNQYVFKRTYQQNGETYFDLDGSSVKLQEEQIDGETKYYFDASGSKQYVIKDFDMAKRNGYPKFYILKASLQEDVPHLWSPVVSRLAEMYLNKAEAYAKMGNIPMALENLNVIRERAGIPAISGETDLEAGQSILDVVLAERRRELAYEGHRKFDVFRNNRTMNRDYPGTHLVGNNPYYEIPPTADRVVEYIPQAQINAQPSLIQND, from the coding sequence ATGAAAAAAATTATATATCTATTCATTCTTGCAATATGTTTGATTTCTTGTGAGATAGATCGTTATCCCTATGATTCCATTCCTTCAGATCAAATTTTTGAAGGGGAAGGAACATTAGAAGCGGCGACATTAGGAAATTATGCCTTATTAAAAGGAGATGCCAACGGAGGAGGTTTTGCTCCGCAATTACACAGGCTGAGTGAGTATCCAGGGGATAATGTTTCCCTCAGCGGAACCACTACAGATCCTTTATTTTATACCTATAATTATAACAATCTTGTGACCAGTGGTCGGGTAAATGATTTTTGGGTCAGTGGTTATAGGGCGATAGTAGGCACTAATAAAATTATTGAGCTCACCTCTGAGGGTCAATCAGAAGAATTAGATCAACTAATAGGGGAGAACTATTATCTAAGGGCTTTGACCTTTTTTCAATTAGCCAATGTTTTTGGGCGACCTTATGTCCAGGGAACGGAAAACCTGGCGGTTCCTTTGAAACTAACCTCGGATGTAAATGATCTACCGGATAGGAATACGGTAGGAGAAGTTTATGATCAGGTTATTTCAGATCTCAAGAAAGCGGAAGAATTGATGAATATCGATAAATCCAACAGTTTTGCGACTAAAGAAGCTGCTCAGGCTTTGCTTTCCAGGGTATACCTTTATATGGAAGAAAATGAACTGGCTATTGAATATGCTGATAAGGTGATTACTTCAGGTAGGTTCTCTTTACTGCCTACAGATCAGCTGGCTCAGTACTTTACTTTGAACCCGGATGGAAATCCTGAAACAATTTTTGCATTTAAATTTTTAGAGGAGTCAGACTACAATCATGGTTGGTATACGGTTGGTTCCTTATATGCGAACATTCAGGGTGCCGGTTGGGGAGAAATGTATGCTTCCAGCACCTATTTGGATTTGTTAAGGGAGAACCCAGGTGATAAGCGGATGGGTTTCATTGATCCTCAATATCTTACCGATGAGGAAGGAGATCGTATACCTGCTGTATACTGGGTGAATGAAGAGAATAATCAGTATGTATTTAAAAGAACCTACCAACAAAATGGAGAAACCTATTTTGATCTCGATGGTTCCAGTGTCAAGTTGCAGGAAGAGCAAATTGATGGTGAAACAAAATATTATTTCGATGCTTCAGGAAGTAAACAATATGTAATTAAAGATTTTGATATGGCCAAAAGAAATGGCTATCCCAAATTTTACATTTTAAAAGCTTCTTTACAAGAAGACGTTCCACATCTATGGTCACCTGTAGTTTCCAGATTAGCCGAGATGTACCTAAATAAAGCCGAGGCTTACGCAAAAATGGGTAATATTCCCATGGCACTAGAAAATTTAAATGTGATAAGAGAAAGGGCAGGAATTCCTGCTATCTCGGGTGAAACCGACCTGGAAGCCGGCCAATCAATACTTGATGTAGTATTAGCCGAAAGAAGAAGAGAATTGGCCTACGAAGGACATCGAAAATTTGATGTTTTTAGAAACAACAGAACTATGAATCGTGATTATCCAGGTACGCATTTAGTTGGAAATAACCCTTATTATGAAATACCGCCCACAGCAGACCGTGTTGTTGAATATATCCCTCAGGCTCAGATCAATGCACAACCTTCGTTAATTCAAAATGATTAA